The genome window TATTTAACGCTTCTGAAAAGTATCGCAGATATCTTTTTGACGTATCTTTTCTTGAAACCCAGTTGGTATCTATCTTATCTAATATCTCTGACACGGTTTTAAGGACATCTTCTTCATCATCCCACAACGAAAGGATCAGAGGCTCTACCGCAGGCTCACCGATCTCACACAGTGCTTTCGCTGCAGATTCCCGGACATTTGGATCTTTGTCACCCAGCAATCTTAGTAAGGGCTCTACCGCAGGCTCACCGATCTCAACAAGCGCCTTAGACGCGGATTCCCGGATACCCGGGTCTTTGTCCTTCAGCCCTTCGATCAAAGGTTCTACTTTAAGGGCTTCACCAATGGCAACCA of Syntrophorhabdaceae bacterium contains these proteins:
- a CDS encoding HEAT repeat domain-containing protein: VAIGEALKVEPLIEGLKDKDPGIRESASKALVEIGEPAVEPLLRLLGDKDPNVRESAAKALCEIGEPAVEPLILSLWDDEEDVLKTVSEILDKIDTNWVSRKDTSKRYLRYFSEALNKGNTPVKLYIIGVLEKIGDFGVPELLAKALEDRDRDVRLRAAKALKRIKV